The Bacillus sp. B-jedd sequence AATCAATCGCCATTTTTTCCCCAACCCAATTCTCTTTTTGTGATATCTCTATCCTAAAGAAGCACGTCCAATTTTACAAGCATCCAAAGGGAACCGGGCAGCATATCCCGATTCCCATTTTATATGAACGCCAGCCTGATGAGTCCCGGGCCTTATCGTGCCGGCGGAATGCCTTATTGCTATGCTTTTATATTTTGCTTCCGTCAGACAAACTATTTGTGTTAACTCCTGTCAAAAAGCAATGCAGACGGCAAAGCTGGATTTTTTTAAGGGTATCGCTTATACTATTATGGAATATAGGGAGGGGTAGCTTGTGAACGAATTTGAACAAAACGTCCAGTACAAACGGAACGATGCAATTGATTCAGGGGTAGGGTTTATTGTATCTTTTGGATTTTTCGCAACAATGTTCATTATCGCGACAGTCATCCATGCAATTGGTTCATAATGGATGCCTTCCAGGGCCGCCCGGAGCGGC is a genomic window containing:
- a CDS encoding YqzM family protein, yielding MNEFEQNVQYKRNDAIDSGVGFIVSFGFFATMFIIATVIHAIGS